A stretch of DNA from Artemia franciscana unplaced genomic scaffold, ASM3288406v1 PGA_scaffold_58, whole genome shotgun sequence:
caggggtcattcttaaagaattgggaccgaATCGAATCTTTAatgtagagagcgaggtattgacgagggggagaaccacCTCacgtatgtaataaaaatatacaattatagaacttcgttacgtaagttaattcgtaagttacatatatttattactaataaaaacgttcgtaaaaaaataaaaagttctagttgtctttttaagtaaccaaaaattggagtgcaactaggcctcctccccaccctttttctatcaaaatcgtccgatcaaaactatgagaaagccatttagccaaaaaaatataatgcaaattttgttttaattattcatgtgcagtgagccaaaatcaaaacatgcattaattaaaaagcgttcagagattaaataagaaaaaataatttttttaactgcaagtaaggagcgacaccaaaacttaaaacgaacagaaattattctgcatatgaaaggggttgtcccctcttcaacgcctcgctctttacggtaaagttttttattgttttaaaaagttgagttgtgagaaagagtcaaactttagcgtaaagagcgaggcgttgagtaggggacaacccctttcatatgcagaataatttctgttcgttttaagttttgatgtcgctccttacttgcagttaaaaaacttgtttttttatttaattaattataataggACAATCAGCTTCCACAACAAGGTCATCAGCATAACTAAATTGTTAATTCATTCAGGTGCTCAAGCCAGCTAGCACCAAGACACTTCCTAGGATCATCAGAAcgaaccaaaaaaagaagagcCGATAGTGCATGTGAACGACATTTACCGAAGAAAAGGGGGGTCTATTCTTAGAACCACAACAAATAACACAGCTCTGTCgtgtaaacaaaaaaagcagTTGCAAGTATGGTGGGGGAACACCACGATTCTTTAGAATAACAAAAGAGGACAGTGCTACCCCGCAAAAAAGTGATTTGCCTTATtccaggggggaggggaggttgCAAGTTTCCGGTTTAAGTTCTTTAACAATGGTGGTTTCAATTATgacttgcagtttttttttgttgataactCGACACAGCTGAAGTATATTGTTGCATTCCTTGTTGGGTATGGTGGCAAAGGGGTAATCGCTAGAGTCAAAATTTACCACCCATTCTTCTTGGGGGAATGGCCAGTCAAAGGGTCTTACTTCAATCTCATATAGCCTTCCCTTTCTTGGAACATCATATGTTTTCTGTATATTTAATATAGTTTCTATTCCTGCAGATGATTTCTCTATCTAATCtttatgtttttcaagtttttggaTAAACTAATAAAAGATTCATCAAGAGGCATATATGTATACATTGATTTTATATGAAAACGAAATAGCTTAGATTCATTTGATATTTCgatatatataagtttatttttaagaattcagGGGTTTTATATAAGAATCTTGGAGATATAATAAAGGTTTTAGCGTGTTTGCTATCCGTTTTCCGATCTTTTCCGTTGGTGAATTAGTTTTCGATACTATAGGTCTCAGAGGAATAtctattttatgaatttttgccccctgtcatatacggaaCAGTTTCTGTTCGATTTGGGTTTTggtgtcgctcctaacttttgtTTAGCAGggcttgtttgttttatttaattccttaaTATTGGTAGCAATATCCgttgtaaaaaataattgttgaGAGTTTGTGTTATCATTGTCGTTGGAAGCATGAAATACCTCGGTAGTCTTTTGCTGGCTTTTTACCGtaaatactttaaaaactaTATCTCTTATCCTTAGCAATGTTAAACGATTTTGAGGtatttagcttttagttttgagaaaaagggatgTATATGGTCAAAAAACATCTCCTATCCTTAGCAGTGTTAGATGACTTCGAGATGGAGGAAGGtgggaggaagaaggccccttaAATGTACACTCAATAGGGCTTAATGGAGTTTCCACACGTCCCATGAGCTAttaaccttctcccagtaatgggttaaattgcatagTGACACAAAATACCATCGTTgaaggatcctctataggaggacaactgcgcaGGACGTAAGGTCTAGTTCTATGGACAACagcctctgcaaagggctgcctcgacacTTTCGGGGCACCTGgaagactggggaccttgcggtcGACTCTATTCCCACTTGAAGAGTAGCATCCCTCTTGGAAATTATAGCCtggtaaacgacacagcatttgcACGGAATTCTGATTGATGGATAATTCTTCGGAGCTTAGTCTGTTTTGACCGgtgttttcgggctgaaaaacctcttcctagctaatgtATCTACTATGGCTTGCCTttccgtagtagcataatatttgtaggcatgaatatataatgagtcggaggcaataggcttgggactgtctgtgtaAGATATCGaatcttgttgatagaagatcATCACCAAGTGCTAAAATAATGTTATGACCAAGATGGGCTCAGGATAGAACAAAGCCCCCATTCATACTGGAAGTCCcagtgacttcttgctgtcaggttctaagccagcttaagtgctttggtgtagacttgagaagatctGTTGATCCCCATTCTGTAGcggtatccgggatcattgcttttcctgaagccaaaataatttcaataatttaaagaacgtgaaaattggaacttgaaatgttacgacgttaaaaaaggactatcgtatcgacattttgactgacgaattcagatgattcaaactggacttattaggagtttcagagaCTCATATTTCAGGGGccggaagcatgaaattaggtaatatagaattttttttactcaagcaggaaggatggggtacatagacagggagtagggctcctGAGGAATATTAttggaagctgctaagtcttgtttaggctgagAAGGTATTAAccatagaatactaattgctcattttatgaccaaaaagTTCGGGGTATCAGTACATGCTCTtgttgaaccgactgacggagatattaatgactcagatgaattttactttcagttacagaagcaaatagacagggtctcAGGTAGAAATACGGTGTTTTTATTAGGATATTTTAACGCTCAGGCTGGTAAAAATAGGCATAGATGTTATCccagcctaggtaaatttggtgtaggaaaagaaaacagtaatggctacagacctTTGAAATCTTGTAGGTATAAGAATCTAGTTATAACGAATACGGCGTTTGGTCATAAtgtggcccataagttgacatgatATTTACGTAATGGTAAGGGAGCAAACCTCATTTATTATGTTATaataaaccgaagactggccaGATCAgtacaagattaaataaaaaaaaaacaatttttttaaaactgaaagttaggagcgacattgaaactcaaaacggacagaaattattccgtatatgaagtcccctcctcaacgtccccctctttacgctaaagtttttaattgttttaaaaagtagagctgtgacaaagagtcaaactttagcgtatagagcgggacgttgaggagggaacaacccctttcatatacaaaataatttctgttcgttttgtctttaaatgtctttaaaaaattgttttatttatttaatttctgaacgtttttgaattaatgtctggtttgattttggctcaccggatatgaataattaaaacaaatgcatataattttttttggctaaatggatttctcatagttttgacttgacgattttgataagaaaaaggtgggagaggaggcctagttgccctccaattttgggtTACTTGAAAATGCAACTAATCAAGCAACTTTACCAAGGTAAAGACCCTATTACGATAAGTGAAAACTCCGGTGTCTACAAAATTCCCTGCTCTCTGGTCTTTGCTACATCGGAAGAACTAATCAACGACTTACGGATAGATTAACTCAGCACTCTACCTCAATTAATAACAcccttaaaaagtgaaaaaaaaattgactctGCCCTCTCAGAACACATATTTAATAATCCAGACAATGCTGTTTTATTTAACCAAGTTAGCCTAATTTTGCATGACAAATGTATTTTCCAACACTACAGAGAAGctgttgaaatttataaatacaagcatttaggtctagctttgaacagagattcatgtgatttaagaataaatgagtcgtatttcggttttctcaaaagagTGGCCGATACTTTAGTAATCCCTGAAATAAACGTTGGACTATTTCCCCAATCACAAAATCAAACACATCATCAACCCCTTACATCACAAGGGTATCCGCAAGAAATGCAATGGTTTAAATCAGAAATCAGGTGACCTAGttctccaatttattcaattactgcttcgtttgtttgagtgaatgaactttttcttttatttctcagttgttcgttagtatTCATCGTTGGCAGTTcaattttgtttggattttgttcAAATCGCGGATATTGTCtaataactcactttattgtttgttaagtatttgcttttaattcttttaatttttggtcttttattgaattttatttaattttctggtgttttttttcccactgGCTTTGTTGCACTTTCCGCACTTgtcttttggtttttgttttttccttgatcatattattttgttagcgctgaagaagagaggcggttgttctctcgaaatattcgctttctgtgttttcttcagtattttcatttggcctttaaaaccCCAGTCtggattgttttctttctttaagtaaaatattgtactaaCATGTTAATGAATTGAGAGGGAGAAGTCAATCCGGATTTATCTCAGTTAAAGATAAGAACGGGACCACAATTAGTcataaggaaagaattaaagaaagatgggcgcaacattttgagaatgtcctaaaccgagatacagttgcataaaaagatatagaggatAATGGAAAAGTTTgtaataccttggatgtgaaggaagatttgttttgtgaggaagaattagcgacagtgcTAAAAGTAAAACTAGAAAATAGTAAGGCCcaaggtgctgatagtgtggtacaTGAGTCTCTTAAATATGGtagctctgaggttagaaataagttactgaagatgatgaatatgacttttgaaaaaggggaagcacctagcaattttaagaaaacctcAATCCActatataagaaaggtgataagagtgcgtgtcgtaattatcaaggcattaatccggtctctgtaggtagcaaattactaagtaatatgatactttttatactgagagatgctgtagacaaagttttaagagaagaacagtgagGTCTTAGAAaatgtagaggatgtgtcgaccaaattttcacttttaggttaataattgagaagtgccttattTGTCAAACATCCTTactcctcagttttatagattataagcaagcattcgattctgttgatagaagagctttggCAAAGGCCTTATCTTGGTATGGTGTACTAGACAAATACCTTAATGTGATTAATggtatgtacaagaataacgctgctgcggttaaggtaggaaatgaggttagcagctggtttcgtattaattcaggagttaagcaggatttTGTTCTATCTTCCTTTatttggatcattttgatggactttgtcttaaggagcacaagaaagTCAATGgaagaacacggaatcaaatggggaggaaaaacttttctggacttagattatgctgatgatttaagcatctcAGTTGAAAgagtgagcaaaatgaatgaacttttagaggtatTGCGAGTTCATGGTGTTGAAATTGGTTCGAGAACTGATGTTAGGaaaactaagtcactaaggctgggaataagtgaagaggatttgaatagattgggatggaggagagtGTGCTTAGCTCTGTTGGCTCCAGGTGGCTTGGTGACGTGGTGATTatttagtaatagtagtagtatttggcACACCATATTTTCTTGAGCAGACTGATCCTTTCGGAAAGAACTTACAATGGGCTACATTTGTGGTGTGATATTTCCATTAGTTTTAAGTTCTGCAAAATCATTTCTTAATTTTGCTACGTGCAACTTAGTTGGGTCTGTGTTAACTTTTTTATGTTGAGATATCCTTTAGAATTGTTACTATTTTACAATCACAATTATCTTTGTCTATAACTACTACACTATTGCTTTTATCAGCTTTCGTTATtattagagaatttttttttttatcttttaaaatctgtatatccttttttttaaatatgtataaaattttcaaaatattcccAAACCGTAGTCTTAGATCATCtactttattaatattttttgaaaacttataaATCCCTTTTTAAAAACTTATGAATCCCTATGTACCCCGTCCTTCCAACCTGAGAAAACAAACTCACGCTTCCTAACCtggggatatgagtttctgaaactcctaataagttcAGTTCAAAttgtctgaattcgtcagtcaaaatgtcgatacgatagtccttttttaacgtcgtaacattccaagttcccattttcatgttctttaaatcattgaaattattttggcctcaggaaaagcaatgatcccggataccagtgcaggatggggatcAACaaatcttctcaagtctacaccgtagcatttaagccggcttagaaccggacagcaagaagccccttggacctccagtatgaatggaggctttgttcAATCCTGTGTCTAttttggtcacaacatggttttcaacacttggcgatgctcttctatcaacaagagtcgataTTTTGGACAGACAGTCCCGAGCCTATTGCTTCCGACTCATtgtatattcatgcctacaaatattatgctactacggagaggcaacccatagtagatataTTAGCTAGAAGAGGTTTTTGAGCCTGAAAACTCCCGTCAAAACATACAaaacccagaagaattatcccttaatcagaatcccgtgcaaatgctgtgtcgtttactaggccaTAATCTTCTAGAGGGGCGCTACTCTtcaagtgggaatagagttgaccgcaaggaCCCAGTCTTGAAGGTATCCTGAAAgtgtcgaggcagccctttgcagagggTGTTGTCCATAGAACtagatcttacgccctgccgcattTATCCTCCTATAGCGGTTCCTCCCACTATGGTGTTTTGCATCACTATACAACTTAATCTATCTAGATTAAATTTGATCTATCTAGTTATAGTTCTGTTTTTAGATGTAGAGGATGTATTCACATCCACTTTCGAAAGTTTAAAGCAAGAAAATCCAATCTTGAACTGATATATTTTAGGGATTAAAAGAACCTTAAATATCAGGAAAAAATCGACGATGGTATTTTGATAGCCTGGGTGAAAAGAGTGTCCCTTGATTCAACTAAATCCTCTTTGCCTAAGTCATAGCTCAACGTCTACTTGTTTTTCTTCACTACTGCCTTTTGAAACGCCCTTTTCATTTCCCAGCAACACGCAGTGTCTTTTTACCAAATCCAATCTAAGGGTAGCAAAAATAGGTACAAGGGGGGGGGTGCCAACTAATCACTTTCATTTCTTAAAAGGGCTCTAGAGCTGTCAATTTTGAACCGAAGTATGACCGTTACAATACATTTTGTGTTTATTAAGATCTCTTTCGTAGAGaaccaaattaaagaaaaaccaaTAACAAGAATATTTAGCACCTCGCCTCAGCATTGACTTTGAATTCCCCGAATCCCCACCACTTCCTCTTTATTCAATGCCATCAGAAGTTCCCAATACCAGGCTCCGATCAGTTCCCAAGCTCTAGGAAATAGGATATTTTCATAACCTAGATGAAAAGGGTGTCCTTTGATTCGACTCACTGTCCAAATCATAGCTCAATGTCCACTTGCATTCCTTTACTACTGCCTTTTCATACGCCATTTTGATTGCCTAGCAAAACGCAGTGTCTTTTTACCAAATCCAATCGAGGTTCAGCGAAAAAGGGCACAGGGGGGGATGCCGACCGATCACTTTCATTTCTAAATAGGGTACTACAGCTATTAATTTTGAACCTAAGTACAGtcgttaaatattttttttttgtttattaagaTCTCTTTCGTAAAGAACTAAATTCAAGTAAACTAACATACCTTTTTCCTCGGAGATACTATATAGAAGGATTGCTTGTAATTATTCCTtttgttattaaatattaaCTTTGCAGAAAAAATAGCAGCggaaagagctaaaaaaaacaattttctaaaagaaatcTCTCTTTTAATCCACGTTCAGTACATAAATATGTGTGACTTGGTAGCCCCTGAAGTACAACGCGGGTATCCCTTACAAGTAGTTAGAAGCGGTTAGAAGTCAGTTGCATGTAACATGATTAGTTTCTCATTGGACGAATGAGGATATTGTAATGATTAGTTTTAGGTACCACTTTATAATATGTTTCGTCATATCTGTCAACTCTGTATCACCGAAATCGTAAGTCTATTAATAGCACATTGTTCTAGGCTAAGTGtgcaatattttcaaagaaagaatCATGAAgcaagaatatatatatatatatatatatatatatatatatatatatatatatatatatatatatatatatatatatatatatatatatatatatatatatatatatatataccagctgttggggtggcgcttcgcgccaccccaacacctagttggtgggggcgcttcgcgccccccccaagcccccccgcgcgcgtaagtcgttacgcgccataatagttacgcgccattgtagttgtgtccctatgttatataaacttgcgaatatacaacattctttgctgtcccattgtctttgcatataaatagattgtcaggttatccccctgtttcccccggtgtccccgttgtagttgtgtccctgtgtcccggtcgtcatttatattccctgtgtcccgggtcccggtcatcatttgtatcccggtgtcccggtctgtatatacattcgttttttagttttgtttttctcctttatttttttccttttttttcttttttagcttatttagatttttagattttttagttttttttattagtttttagtttttatttctttttagtttttttgtcccggtcgtcatttatatccccctgtttcccccggtgtccccgttgtagttgtgtccctgtgtcccggtcgttatttattttttagttttttacctttttttagtttttttagttttttagcttttttattttttttattagtttttagtttttttgtagtttttgccttttttttagtttttttagttttttagcttttttattagtttttagttttttttgtagtttttgcctttttttagtttttttagttttttagcttttttattttttttattagtttttagttttttttgtagtttttgcctttttttagttttttcagttttgacgtcacctgatccagttttttcaggtgacgtcacctgatccacgatccacagatccacagacaacttatttttatatatatagatagttttttttttttttacttatgtcctggtcgtcatttatactccctgtgtcccggtgctttgttgattgctaatcgaacattccttttgtcctggtcgctttctctttgagtgtcgtcatttattagttttttcctttttttttttttgttttttattggtttttacctttattttagcttatttttcagttttttccttttttttagtttttttttattttttattttttttatttttttacctttttttagtttttttagtttttttagttttttagcttttttactttttttattagtttttagtttttttttgtagtttttgcctttttttagtttttttagttttttttttagttttttattggtttttacctttatagtttttttagttttttagcttttttattttttttattagtttttagtttttttttgtagtttttgcctttttttagttttttcagttttgacgtcacctaatccagttttttcaggtgacgtcacctgacacatccatccacacatccatccacacatccacagacagacaacttatttttatatatatagatatctatctatctatatatataaaaataagttgtctgtctgtggatgtgtggatggatgtgtggatggatgtgtcaggtgacgtcacctgaaaaaactggattaggtgacgtcaaaactgaaaaaactaaaaaaaggcaaaaactacaaaaaaaaactaaaaactaataaaaaaaataaaaaagctaaaaaactaaaaaaactataaaggtaaaaaccaataaaaaactaaaaaaaaaactgaaaaaactaaaaaaaggcaaaaactacaaaaaaaaactaaaaactaataaaaaaagtaaaaaagctaaaaaactaaaaaaactaaaaaaactaaaaaaaggtaaaaaactaaaaaaaataaaaaataaaaaaaaactaaaaaaaaggaaaaaactgaaaaataagctaaaataaaggtaaaaaccaataaaaaactaaaaaaaaaaaggaaaaaactaataaatgacgacactcaaagagaaagcgaccaggacaaaaaactaaaaaaaaaggcaaaaactacaaaaaaactaaaaactaataaaaaaaataaaaaagctaaaaaactaaaaaaactaaaaaaaggtaaaaaactaaaaaaactaaaaactaaa
This window harbors:
- the LOC136042043 gene encoding uncharacterized protein LOC136042043, yielding MYKNNAAAVKVGNEVSSWFRINSGVKQDFVLSSFIWIILMDFVLRSTRKSMEEHGIKWGGKTFLDLDYADDLSISVERVSKMNELLEVLRVHGVEIGSRTDVRKTKSLRLGISEEDLNRLGWRRVCLALLAPGGLVTW